Genomic DNA from Halobaculum sp. CBA1158:
CGGTGGCCTCGTCGCGGATGGCCGGGACCGAGCGCTTGCCCGTGAGCCGAGCGACCGCGTTCCGGTCGGAGTGCATCGGCTCGACGAACCGCGACTCGTAGTCGAGGTCGTACTGTTTGAGCTTCCGGACGACCCGCTCGCAGTAGGGACACGCCTGGAGCCGATACAGCGTGATTTGGGGATCTGACATACCCACCAGTACGACTGCCTCCGGCGTAATCCCTTCGCCCGCGGAATCGACGACGGTGCCCTCGTGTTCCGTCGACCACCGGAGTCGAGGACAACGCTTAATCCGGGGGCCGAGCAAATCCCCGTATCACATGGGTTTGTCGACGGTACACGCTCCACTAGTCTCGCCCGCGCAACTCGGCGGGCTCGCGAACGCCGTGCCGATCAACGACACCACGATCACCGTCGGCGGGGCCGTCGCGATCGTCGTGCTCATCGGGCTCTCCGCGTTCTTCTCCTCCTCGGAGATCGCGATGTTCTCGCTGGCCAGCCACCGGGTCGAGCAGCTCGTCGAGGACGGCCGCCTCGGTGCCGGGACGGTCAAGGAGCTGAAGAACGACCCCCACCGGCTGCTGGTGACGATCCTCGTCGGCAACAACATCGTCAACATCGCGATGTCCTCGATCGCGACCGGCCTGTTCGCCATCTACATGAGCCAGGGACAGGCGGTCGTCGCCGCGACGTTCGGGATCACCGCGCTCGTCCTCCTGTTCGGCGAGTCCGCTCCCAAGAGCTACGCCGTCGAGAACACCGAGTCGTGGGCGCTGCGGGTCGCCCGTCCGCTGAAGATCTCCGAGTACGTCCTGTTCCCCCTCATCGTCGTCTTCGACTACCTCACCCGCGTCATCAACAAGGTCACAGGCGGCCGGTCGGCCATCGAGACGTCCTACGTCACCCGCGACGAGATCCAGAACATGATCCAGACCGGGGAGCGCGAGGGCGTCATCGAGGAGGAGGAGCGGGAGATGCTCGACCGGATCTTCCGATTCAACCAGACCATCGCCAAGGAGGTGATGACCCCCCGTCTCGACGTGAACGCGGTGCCGAAGGACGCCTCCATCGACGAGGCGATCGAGACGTGCGTCCAGGCGGACCACGAGCGCGTCCCGGTGTACGAGGGGAACCTCGACAACATCGTCGGCGTCGTGAACATCCGCGATCTGGTCCGCGCGCGCTACTACGGCGAGGGCGACAGCGACCTCGCGAGCGTCGTCCAGCCCACGCTGCACGTCCCCGAATCGAAGAACGCCGACGAGCTGCTCGAGGAGATGCAGGACTCGCGGATGCAGATGGTGGTCGTCATCGACGAGTTCGGCACCACCGAGGGGATCCTCACCCTGGAGGACATGGTCGAGGAGATCGTCGGCGAGATCCTCGAGGGCGACGAGGAGGAGCCGTTCGAGTTCGTCGACGACGCGACCGTCCTCGTGCGCGGGGAGGTCAACATCGACGAGGTGAACGAGGTGCTCGACATCGAACTCCCCGAGGGCCAGGAGTTCGAGACGCTCGCCGGCTTCGTGTTCAATCGCGCGGGCCGACTCGTCGAAGAGGGCGAGGAGATCGACTACGACGGGATCCAGATCCGGATCGAGGAGGTCGACAACACCCGAATCATGCGCGCTCGCGTCACCGTCACCGAGGCGTACTACCGCGACGACGACGAGCAGGAGTCCGAGGCGAGCGCGGAAGTCGAGGGCTGAGGCGGGCCGACGGGTTCGCCGCCACGCTCCCGGGCGTCGTCCGCTCCCCGGTTACCAGTAGAGATCGAACTGCAGCGTGGACCGGTCTTCCGTCGCCCGTTCGTACTCCTCCCGGACGATGCTGAACCGGTGCTGGTCGGTGACCGTGCCGGAGGGGCGCGCGGAGTGGTGCCGGAGCACGCCCTCGTGCCGGCCGCCGTAGCGGTCGACGTACTTCTCGATCATCCGTCTCGACGGCTCGTTGTCCCGGGCGCACGTCGTGTAGAAGGCGTCCAGGTCGTATCGCTCGAACGTCAACTCGACGAACGCCGAGGCGCGCTCAAGTCCGTACTCGCGACCCCAGTACTCCTTCGCGAGCACGATCCCCGACCCCGCCCGCCGCTCGTCCCACTCCGGTCCGAACGCGGTGACGCCGACGGGATCCCCGTTCTCGTCCGCCGATCGGAGGAGGTACCGCGCGGTCTCCCGATCCTTCCACTGCTCCTCGGCGTGATCGACGAACCCGGAGACATCGTCGAGGGTGTCGAACCGGAACCACGGCATGTGCGTCGTCGCCTCACCCCGCCAGTCCTCACGTCGGACGAGGTCGTACAGTTCGAACACGTCGGTCGCCTCGTGACCGATCCGTTCGAACCGGAGTCGGTCGGTCTCGATCCGTTCGGGAAAGATACCCTGCGTCATTCGTGCGCTCGGATGTCCGAACGGCCACCGAAAACTGTTGGTGTCGTCGTCCCCGGCCGCACCGATCCGCCCCAGGCGCGACCGGACGTGACGGCCGAGGTTACGACCTACAGCACCGAATCGACGGCGATGAACGCCCCGTACCCGAGACCCAGCGCCAGCGCCAGCGACCCGATCCACGCGAGCACGGTGTAGCCCATCTTCCGGGTGCTCACGCCCGCACCCCCCGCGGCGTACCCCGAGCCGATGATCGCGCTCACGATGATCTCGTTGAACGAGACGGGGATGCCGAACGCGACGGCGGTCTGTGCGATGGCGAAACTGGGGATGAGCGCGGCGATGGAGCGCCGGGGTCCCAGCGAGGAGTAGTCCTGCGCGAGCGCCTTGATCATCCGCGGCGCGCCGGTCCACGACCCCGCCAACAGGCCGAGGCCGCCGCCGACGAGCACGGCGATCAGCGGGATCTGCACGTCGGCACCCTCGCCGCCGATCAGCGGGACGAGCGGGCCGATCGCGAGGCCGACCTGCGAGCCGCCCGCCGAGAACGCCACGAGCCCGCCCAACACGAGCAGGAAGCGCCGCTGTCCCCGGGCCTGGTCGGCCCGCATGTCGCGGTGCAGCGCCAGCGCGACCACCACCGCGAACGCGACGGTCACGAGCAGGCGGCCGACGGGGAGCCCGGCGGCGTCGGCGACGGGGACGACGTCGGACGCGACGCCCGCGAGCGAGCGCTGGACGCCCGGCGGGCCGAGGACGGTGAAGCCGACGTTGGCGACGAGCGCGGCGACCAGGCCCGCGAGCGTCGGGACGGCGACCGTCTCGGCGACGCGCTCGGCGCGCAGGAGCCGCGCGGTCGCGTACGCGATGAACCCCCCGACGAACGGCGTTGCGACCCACAGCGCGACGATCTCGCGGTACTTCCCCCACGCCGGGTCGCCCCCGAGCGCGAGGCCGACGCCGACGACCGCGCCGGTGACGGTGAAGGCGGTGGCGATCGGGTAGCCCGCGAACACGCCGATCGCGACGAGCACCGCGGCGGTGATCAGCCCGACGATGGCGGCGGTGGCGGTGATGGGGGCCCCGATGATGAGGTCGTTGCCGACGGCCTCGGTGACGTTCGCGCCCTGCAACACCGCTCCGAGGAAGCCGAGCACCCCGACGATCAGGCCGGCGCGCATCACCGAGATGGCGTTCGCGCCGACGGCGGGGGCGAACGGCGTCGACCCCGAGGAGCCGGCACCGATCGCCCACGCCATGAACAGCGACGCGAGTCCGGCGACGAGAAGGGTGACGAGGGTGCCGGTCGCGACCATGTCACTTCCTCACCCGCCGCGAATAAGTCCTTGTTGGGTTCCGGGCGACGTGTCGCGGTCGCCGCCGAGATCGGCGGTCGTCTCCGGCGGGCGTGGAACCGCGGACGCCGCTCGCCCGTCGGTTACCGTTTGCCCTGGTCGTACCCCTCGGCGGCGCTCACGAGGATCCGGCGGACGAAGAGGTAGCCGCCGAACACCAGCGCCAGGAGGACGACGAGGATGACCGTCAGCGCCGGGTTCGCCGCGACGGCGTCGACGAGCGTGTCCACGATCTGCATGCTCGCGGATGCGGCGCTCCGGGTGATAGGGGTTTCGACGAGCGGAGACGCGACAGCCGTGCTGGTCGGCGGCCGGGCGGTCAACGGTCGGGCCCCGCCGGTTGAGCGACCTAGCGATCGGGCGGTCGGGCAGCCCGGCGATCACGCCTCCGCGTTCGCGTCGCCGGCGGCGGCGTCCTCCTCCCGGATTCGCCGGCAGTAGGCCGTGAAGTTGTCGAACAGCGTCTTCGCCTCGCAGGCGGCGTCGTACCGCTCGGGGGTGATGTCCGCGAGCACGCGGTCGACGGCCTCGTCGCCGATCCGGTCGCGCTTGCCCTCGGTCACGCGCTCGGCGGTCTCGACGTCGTACTCGGGGTGGAACTGAACGCCCCAGCAGCGACCCTTCCGGAAGGCGTGGACGCCGAACTCGTTCTCGGCGAGCAGCTCAGCCCCCGGCGGCAGCTCTGCCACCTCGTCGCCGTGGGTGGTGAAGACCGTGAACTCCTCGTCGATGCCGTCGAACAGTTCGTCGTCGCCGCGGTGGGTGACCTCGTTGTAGCCGATCTCGAAGTCGTCCATGCCGCCGACGCGACCCCCTAACGCCTCCGCGAGCACCTGGTGGCCGTAGCAGACGCCGAGGATCGGGAGGCCGCGCTCGGCGGCCTCTGCGGTCCACTCGACCAGCGGCGGGATCCACTCCTCGTCCCAGTAGACGGAAGAGCGCGATCCGGTGATCACCACCCCGTCGAACTCAAAGTGGTCCGGTATCTGTCGCGCGTTCGCGTCGAACTCCACGAGGTCGGCGTCGAGTTCCCGCCGGAAGTTTCGCGCCGTGTTCGCGCTCTCGTGAGCCGCGTTGAGCAACGCGAGTCGAAGTCGTGTCATTACCCCGTGGTGGGTCGCTCGCGGGCAAAGGGCTTGCGTCGCTCGCAGGCGTCGCCGTCGTCGCCGTCGTCGCCGTCGTCGCGGGCACCGTCGCCGCCGGCGTCCGCGACGCCGGCAGTTCGGTCTAGCCGCCGTCGAAAAACGCCAGAATCCGGTCGTTCACCTCGCGGCTCGCCTCCACGTTCGCGAGGTGGCCGGCCCCGTCGACGCCGACGAACTCCCCCCGCGGCAGCCCCTCGGCGAGTTCCCGCCCCTTCGCCGGCGGACACACCCGGTCCTCGGTCCCGTGGATCACCAGCGCCTCGTCGGTCACCTCGTACAGCCTGTCGGTGAGGTCGAAGTCACGGACGGCCTCGCGCGCGGCCTCCCACGCGTCGCGGTCGGCGTCCTCGAGGGCTCGCCACTCGACGATCCGCGAGACGACGTCGGGCTGATACGACATGAAGTCGTCGGTCACGGCCGCCCGGAGCGACGACTCCAGCGCCTCGGGGTCGTCGGGATCGGCCCACAGCGGGTCGGGATCCAGTCCCCCGCCGTAGGCCGCGGTCCCGACGAGCGCGAGCCTGCGAACCCGCCCCGACCGCGCGGCGGCGCGGAGCGCGACCATCCCGCCGAGGCCGACGCCGACGAGGTCGACCGACCGGACGCTCGCGTCGGCGAGGACGGCCTCGAGGTCCGCCGCGAGGTCGCCGACGGCGTACGGCCCCGGCGGCGCGTCGGAGTCGGCCGTCCCGCGGGTCGCGGGCACGATCAGCCGGCGCGGGCCGGCCAGGGCGGCGTGTTGCCATCCCCACTGCCACGGCCCGTACCCGATCTCCCCGCAGACGGCGACGGGGATCGGGTCGCCGTCGCGGTCGCCCCCGCTGCCCCCGCCGCGACCGCCGCCCGCGTCGCCGTCTCCCCCGCTCTCGTCGCCGGCGACCTCGTAGTACAGGTCCACGTCTCCGTTCGTCGCGTGCGGCACAGGCGGGCGTTCGCCCCGCCGCGGGGTCAAACCATCGGGTCGTCGCAGCCCCCGTCTCGGGCTCGCCGATCGCGCGATATTTCCGCGGCGACGCCGACGCTCACGACATGATCGACTTCCGTTCGGACACGGTGACCCGCCCGAGCGACGAGATGCGCGAGGCCGCCCGCGACGCCCCCGTCGGCGACGACGTGTACCGCGACGATCCGACGGTCAACGAACTGGAGGCGCGCGCGGCCGACCTCGCCGGCTTCGAGGACGCGCTGTACGTCCCCTCGGGGACGATGGGCAACCAGATCGCGATCCGCACGCACACCGACCGCGGGCAGGAACTGCTGTGCGACGAGCAGGCCCACGTCTACAAGTGGGAACTGGGCGGTATCCCGCAGCTCTCGGGGGTCCAGCCGCGGATCCTCGACTGCGGCGACCGCTGCGTCCCGACGCCCGAGCAGGTGCGCGAGGGGTTCGTCGCCGAGGACCTCCACCGCCCCGGCACGGGGCTGCTGTGTCTGGAGAACACGCACAACTCCCGCGGCGGCGTCGCGGTCCCGAAGGCCGACATCGACGCCGCGGCCGACGCCGCCCGCGACCTGGACGTCCCGGTCCACCTCGACGGCGCGCGCTTCCTCAACGCCTGTGTCGCTCTCGACACCGATCCCGCGGCGATGACCGAGTCGGTCGACTCGGTGATGTTCTGTCTCTCGAAGGGGCTCGGCGCGCCGGTCGGCTCCGTGCTCGCCGGCGACGAGGAGTTCGTCGACCGCGCACGCCGGATCCGGAAGCTGTTCGGCGGCGCGATGCGCCAGGCGGGAGTGATCGCCGCGCCCGGCCTGCGAGCGCTGGAGAACGTCGACCGCCTCGCGGAGGACCACGCCAACGCCGCCCGCCTCGCCGAGGGACTGAACGACATCTCGGGGCTGTCCGCGCCCGCGCCCGACACCAACATCGTGATGGTGGACAGCGAGGACGCCGGCCTGACGGGCGAGGAGCTGTCGGCCGCCTGCAAGGACGAGGGCGTCTCCTTCAGCGCCTTCGACGACTACACCTGCCGGCTGTGCACGCACCTCGACGTGAGCGAGGCGGACGTGGACGAGGCGCTCGACCGGATCGAGTCGGTCGTCGCCGCGGCCTGACTCGCCCGGATGGCGGATCGGTCGGCCGGTCGACCGCTCGGCCGGTCGGCCGCTCGACCGGTTTATGACGTCGGCCGACGTACGTGGATCGATGACCGACAGTTCGCCGGCCGTCGCTCGGACGGACTCGAGGCCCGACCCGGATCACGATCCCGACCGGAGTTCGGGACCGCGCTCGGGACTCGGTGACCGCCTCGACGGGCTCGGCGGTCTCCTCGCACTCGTGGTCGCCGTCAACGTCGCGGGCGCTGTGCCGGCGCTGCTCGGCGGCCCCGACACCGCGTGGTTCGCGTCGCTGACGAAGCCGGCGATATACCCGCCCGGGTGGCTGTTCGGCGTCGTCTGGACGGCGCTGTTCACGCTTTCCGGGGCGGCCCTGTGGCTCGTCATCCGCGCCGAGGCCACGGCCGCCCGCCGCCTCGCGCTGTGGGCGTTTCTCCTCCAGTTCGCGTTCAACGTCGCGTGGACGCCGACGTTCTTCGCGCTGCGGGAGATCGCCGCGGCGCTGGCGGTGATCCTCGCGCTCGCCGTGGTGCTGACAGGGACGATCGCCGCGTTCGCCCGCGTCGACCGACGGGCGGCGGCGCTGCTGGTGCCGTATCTCGCCTGGGCGTGTTTCGCGGCGGTGCTGAACTACCGATTCCTCGTGTTGAACTGACGCCGGCGACCGTCACCGGCCACCGGTGCCCGGTTCTCCCTCGCCGGTGTCGAACTCGAAGCGCGCGCCGCCGGTGTCGTCCTCGGTCAACTCCACGTCCCAGCCGTGCGCCTCGGCGATGCGCCGGACGATCGCCAGCCCGAAGCCGGTGCCGTCGTCGGCCGTGGTGTACCCGATCTCGAACGCCGACTCCCGGTTCTCGGGCGAGACTCCGGGGCCGTCGTCGGCGACCGCGAAGCCGTCGTCGGTCGCCTCCACGCGCACAGTCGGGGCGTCGCCGCCGTGCTCGACGGCGTTGCGAAAGAGGTTGCCGAACAGGTCGCCCAGTCGGTCCGGGTCGGCGTCGACGACGACGCCCGATTCGGCCTCGAACGTCGCGTCGCCGGTGTCGACGGTCGCCCACGCGCGCTCGGCCGCCTCGTCGATGTCGGTCCGGTCGGTGTCGCCGACGACCCGGCCGTCACGCGCGAGCGTGAGCAGGTCGTCGATCAGGTCGCGCATCCGGCCGACCGCGTCCGCGACGGTCTCGAGGTGTTCGTCGTCGCCGGTCTCCCTCGCGAGGTCGAGGTAGCCCTCGGCGACCGACAGGGGGTTGCGCAGGTCGTGGCTCACGACGCTCGCGAACTCGTCGAGGCGCTCGTTCTGCCTGCGCAGCGCCCGTTCGCGCTCGCGGCGCTCGGTGATGTCCGAGTAGATGGCGTAGCCGCCGACGTTCTCGCTGCCCAACTCCAACGGGACGACGTACATGAGGAAGTCGCGGACGCCGTCTGCCGTGCCGCGACGCACCTCCTTGCGGAGGCTCTCTCCGTTGTGGAGCCGCTCGTTGAACTCCTCGGCCTCCGCCTCCGCCTGGGCGTCGTCGGGGACGATGTAGTCGTCGACGTACTCGCCGACCACCTCGTCGCCGTAGCCGAAGGCGTCCTCGAAGGCGGAGTTGACCGCTCGAAAGACGGGGTCGCCGTCGACGAGTTCGAAGGAGATGGCGGCGTCGGGGACGTTCTCGAACAGCGCCGAGAGCCGGTCGCGCTCGGCGCGCAGGTCCGCCTGCGTTCGGACCCGTTCGAGCGAGACGGCGACGTGCGCCATCAGCAGCTCCGCGTTGTTGAGGTCGTCGTCGTCGAAGGCGTTCGCCTCGGTGGCGACCGCCTGGAACACGCCGAGGTCGCCGAGGGGGATCGAGACGGCCGAGCGGTACTCCGACCTGACCGGCGCGGCGTCGTCGTCGTCGGTGAGGTCGCCGATGACGACCGACTCGCCCGTCTGATACGTCTTGCCGGCGACCCCCTCATCGAGGCCCATCGGACGCGCCCCCTCGGGCCTGTTCCCGTCGGCGTCGACCGGCACGAGCTTGTCCCCGCGCCGCAGCGACAGCGTCGACTTGTCGAACGAGAGCACGTCCCGTGCCGCTCGGATGGCCCGTTCGACCAGCGCGTCCTCGGACTCGGCCCCGGCCAGTTCGGCCGTGGCGACGTGGAGCCGCTCGATCGTCTCTCTGGCGTCCCGCAGCGCCGCCTCCGAGCGGATCCGCTCCCGGGTCGCCGTCGCGTACGAGACGAGCAGCTCAGCGAACTCGAGGTCGCTGTCGTCGAACGCGCCGGTCTCGTCGGTGACCGCCTGGAAGACGGCGTCGCCGGCGAACGGGACCGAGACGAGCGATCGGGACTCGCCGTCGTGGGAACTCGCGATCTCGTGTGCGACGATGTCGTCGACGACGAGGGACTCGCCCTCGGAGTGGCTGTGTTCGAATGCGCCGAACCCCCGCTCGAACTCCGTCGGGAGCCTCGGGTCGCTCGTCGCGCGGCGGCGAAAGCGGTCCTCCTCGGCGGTGTACACGCACGAGCGGTCGAACGACAGCACGCGCTGGGCGATCTCGACGGTGAGCTCGAACAGCTCGTCCTCGCTGCCGGCGTCGACGAGTCGCGGGGCGGCCTCGTGTAGCTCGGCCATCACGCGCTCCCTGCGGGTCAGATCGGTCTGCGCGCGGAGGCGCTCGTACGCCTGCCCCACGTGCATCGCCAGCAGCTCCGCCAGCTCGCGGTCGGTCTCGTCGAAGGCGTGCGTGCGCCGCGAGATCGCCTGAAACACCGCGTCGCCCCCGAACGGAACCGTGATGCTCGATCCGGTCGCCCGCGAGTTCTCGAGGCGTTCGGACGCGACCTCGGCGACGTACACCGTCTCGCCGCGGCGGTAGGCCTGCCCCGCGAGCGTCCCCTCGATCGGAACCCGGCGCGGGAGCCAGTCGGTCGACCGCTCACGCGCGACGAGTTCCGTCCCGTCCACGTCGACGCCGACCGCGCAGTGGTCGAACGAGAGCACGCGACCGGCGACCTCGACCGCCAACTCGAACAGCTCGTCGACGCTGTCGATCGCGGCGATCTCGGCGGCCGCCTCGTGGAGCCGCGTCACGCGGCGGCGAGCCGCGCGAAGCTGTCGTCTGGTCTCGCCCTCGCGGGCGCGCTCGACCTCGGCGAGGAGTCGCTCGCCGCTGGACCCCCGTTCGACGTATCCGTCGACGTACGCCGCAGTCGGCTCGTGATCGCTGTACGCGACGACCGGGGTGTCCGTCTCCGTCAGCGCCTCCTGGGCCGACGCGGACAGCGTCGGCTCGCCGACGAGCACGACGACGTACTGCCGGTCGTTGCCCTCGAGATATCGATCGAGATCCCCGACGGCGACCGTCTCCGCCGCGTCCCCGTCCGCGGCGTTCGCGAGCGCTCCGGCGACCTCCTCCGGCACCGACGCCCCGTCCTCGGTGACGACGAGGACGGAATATGTAGGTTCAGTGACGGGGCCGGCCATCAGTTACGACATGTTGTCGCTTCCCGGTTTAACAGTAACGGGTACCCGAGATCGCATCGGACGCGGCCCGGAACCCTTTTGCGCGGCGACTGGGCACAACGTGGTAATGAGCGACCTTACTGCGGAGTACCGCCTCGAGTACTTCGAGGAGGAGGGGTTCTCCCGGAAGGAGTGCTCCTCGTGCGGGGACCACTTCTGGACCCGCGACGACGAGCGAGAGCTGTGCGGGGAGCCGCCCTGCGAGGACTACTCGTTCATCGGCGACCCCGGATTCGACGAGCCGTACACGCTCTCGGAGATGCGCGAGGCGTTCCTCTCGTACTTCGAGGAACACGACCACGAACGCATCGAGCCGTACCCGGTCGCCGCGAACCGCTGGCGCGACGACGTGCTGCTCACGCAGGCGTCGATCTACGACTTCCAGCCGCTGGTCACCTCCGGACAGACCCCGCCGCCGGCGAACCCGCTGACCGTGAGCCAGCCGTGCATCCGGATGCAGGACATCGACAACGTGGGCAAGACGGGCCGTCACACGATGGCCTTCGAGATGATGGCCCACCACGCGTTCAACGCCCGCGAGGAGGTCGGCGACGAGTACGCATACTCCGGGGAGGTGTACTGGAAAGACGAGACCGTCCGCCTCTGTGACGGCCTGTTCGAGGAGATGGGCGCGAACCTGGATGAGATCACCTACATCGAGGACCCGTGGGTCGGCGGCGGCAACGCCGGCCCCGCCATCGAGGTCATCTACAAGGGTGCCGAGCTGGCGACGCTCGTGTTCATGTCGATGGAACAGGACCCCGACGGCGAGTACGAACTGAAGGACGGCAACACGTACTCGAAGATGGACACGTACATCGTCGACACCGGCTACGGGCTGGAGCGGTGGACCTGGATGAGCCAGGGCACCCCGACGGTGTACGAGGCGGTGTACCCCGAGACGATCGAGTTCCTGAAGGACAACGCCGGGATCGACCTCTCCGAGGAGGAGGCGGAGTTGGTCCGGCGGGCCTCCACGCTGGCGGGCCATCTCGACATCGACGAGGCCGAGGACGTCGAGGCCGCCCGCGACAACATCGCCGACAAGCTCGGGGTCGACACGGAGGAGCTGACCGACCTGCTCGAACCGCTCGAGGACATCTACGCCATCGCCGACCACTGCCGGACGCTCGCGTACATGTTCGGCGACGAGATCGTCCCCTCGAACGTCGGGACGGGCTACCTCGCGCGCATGGTCCTCCGGCGGACGAAGCGGCTCGTCGACGAGGTCGGCGTCGACGCCCCGCTCGACGAACTCGTCGACATGCAGGCCGAACGCCTCGGCTACGAGAACCGCGACACGATCCGCGACATCGTGCGCACGGAGGTCGAGAAGTACCGCGAGACGCTCGAGCGCGGCGGCCGCAAGGTCGAGGCGCTGGCCGACGAGTACGCCGGCACCGGCGAGGCGATCCCGGTGGACGAGCTGATCGAGCTGTACGACTCCCACGGCATCCAGCCGGACATGGTCGAGGAGATCGCCGAGGAGCGCGGCGCGACCGTCGAGGTGCCCGACGACTTCTACGGGCTGGTCGCCTCCCGCCACGACTCCGCGGGGGCGTTCGATCACGAGGAGTCCGCCGACGAGCGGCTCGCCGACCTGCCGGCGACCGACCGGCTCTACTACGACGACCAGGAGCGCACGGAGTTCGAGGCGGTCGTCCTCGACGTGCTCGAGCGCGAGGGCGGCTACGACGTGGTGCTCGACCAGACGATGTTCTACCCCGAAGGCGGCGGCCAGCCCGCCGACCGCGGCACGCTCTCGACCGACGACGCCACCGTCGAGGTCGAGGACGTGCAGATCCGCGACGACGTGGTGCTTCACCGGACCGACGCCGACCCCGGGAAAGGCGAGTTCGTCACCGGCCAGGTCGACGGCGAACGTCGCCGGCGGCTGATGCGCCACCACACCGCGACCCACATCGTCGGCTACGCCGCCCGGCAGGTGCTCGGTGAGCACGTCCGGCAGGCGGGCGCACAGAAGGGGATCACCTCCTCGCGCCTCGACGTGACCCACTACGAGCGCGTGACGCGCGAGGACGTGAAGTCGATCGAGCGGGTCGCGAACGACCTCGTGCGCCGGAACCTCTCGGTGACCCAAGAGTGGCCCGACCGCCACGAGGCCGAGTCCGAGCACGGCTTCGACCTCTATCAGGGCGGCATCCCGCCGGGCGAGCAGATCCGCCTCGTCAGCGTCGGCGACGACGTGCAGGCGTGCGGCGGCACCCACGTCTCCCGCACCGGCGACATCGGCGCGATCAAGCTCCTGAAGGCCGAGCCGGTACAGGACGGCGTCGAGCGGCTCGTGTTCGCCGCCGGCGAGGCCGCCCTCGACGCCACCCACCGCACGGAGGACGCGCTGTACGACGCCGCCGACGTGCTGTCGGTCGACCCGCAGGAGGTGCCCGAGACGGCCGAGCGCTTCTTCACCGAGTGGAAGGAGCGCGGCAAGACGATCGACCGGCTGAAAGAGGAGCTAGCGGAGCTTCGCGCCGACGCCGGCGGCGAGGAGGTCGCGGTCGGCGACGCCGTCGCGGTCGTCCAGCGGACGGACGCCGACAGCGACGAACTCCGGGCGACGGCCAACGCCCACGTCGAGGACGGCCGAATCGCCGTGCTCGGGTCGGGCGCGGGCGGCGCGGCCACCTTCGTCGTCGGCGTCCCCGACGGCGTCGGCGTCAACGCCGGCGAGGTCGTCGGCGAACTCGCGGGCCGCGTCGGCGGCGGCGGCGGCGGCCCGCCGGACTTCGCGCAGGGCGGCGGTCCCGACGTGGACGCGCTCGACGACGCGCTCGACTCGGCCGCGGAGATCCTCCGTCGGAAGCTGGAGGCCTGACCCGCCGACCCGATGTCCCTCATCGACTCGCTCCCGTACCCCATGTCGGCGGCCGAGGTCCGCGGGCTGACGGACGCCGACGCGATAGCGGAGGCGCACCACGAGGTGATCGCCCAGCGCTCGGGAACCGAGGTCGTCCCCGCGATGCTGATCACGACCGAGCGGAACTCCTACGCCGTCGTCGAGGACCGCGACGCCGACCGCTACCGTGTGCTCGACTCGGGCGACCGCGACGACCGGGACGACGTGTACGCGACGCTGCGCGAGTGGGCCGACGAGCACGGCTACGGCGGGCCGACGTAGCCGGCGACGGCGACGACGCCGGTGAGGATTCACTCGACAGCGCCGGCGACGGTACCCGCGATGGCGACGGCGACAGCGTCGTGACCGAGCGCGTCGAGAAGCGGCCCTGCGAGCGGAGCGGCCCGTTCGACCTACCGCGAGAGGAGGAGGCCGTCGCAGGTCGGACACCGGTCGTGGGAGCCCCCGGCGAGTTCGATGGTTCGCTTTCGGTAACACCCCCCACACAGGAGGGTGCCGCAGTCGCGACACTCGTACCCCTCATAGGAGGTGAGCCCGAGGCGGTCGGCGATCCCCGACGACCTCGCCTCCAGCGCCGTTCCGCAGCGCACACACTCGGGCACGTGA
This window encodes:
- a CDS encoding GAF domain-containing protein, whose product is MAGPVTEPTYSVLVVTEDGASVPEEVAGALANAADGDAAETVAVGDLDRYLEGNDRQYVVVLVGEPTLSASAQEALTETDTPVVAYSDHEPTAAYVDGYVERGSSGERLLAEVERAREGETRRQLRAARRRVTRLHEAAAEIAAIDSVDELFELAVEVAGRVLSFDHCAVGVDVDGTELVARERSTDWLPRRVPIEGTLAGQAYRRGETVYVAEVASERLENSRATGSSITVPFGGDAVFQAISRRTHAFDETDRELAELLAMHVGQAYERLRAQTDLTRRERVMAELHEAAPRLVDAGSEDELFELTVEIAQRVLSFDRSCVYTAEEDRFRRRATSDPRLPTEFERGFGAFEHSHSEGESLVVDDIVAHEIASSHDGESRSLVSVPFAGDAVFQAVTDETGAFDDSDLEFAELLVSYATATRERIRSEAALRDARETIERLHVATAELAGAESEDALVERAIRAARDVLSFDKSTLSLRRGDKLVPVDADGNRPEGARPMGLDEGVAGKTYQTGESVVIGDLTDDDDAAPVRSEYRSAVSIPLGDLGVFQAVATEANAFDDDDLNNAELLMAHVAVSLERVRTQADLRAERDRLSALFENVPDAAISFELVDGDPVFRAVNSAFEDAFGYGDEVVGEYVDDYIVPDDAQAEAEAEEFNERLHNGESLRKEVRRGTADGVRDFLMYVVPLELGSENVGGYAIYSDITERRERERALRRQNERLDEFASVVSHDLRNPLSVAEGYLDLARETGDDEHLETVADAVGRMRDLIDDLLTLARDGRVVGDTDRTDIDEAAERAWATVDTGDATFEAESGVVVDADPDRLGDLFGNLFRNAVEHGGDAPTVRVEATDDGFAVADDGPGVSPENRESAFEIGYTTADDGTGFGLAIVRRIAEAHGWDVELTEDDTGGARFEFDTGEGEPGTGGR
- a CDS encoding low specificity L-threonine aldolase; its protein translation is MIDFRSDTVTRPSDEMREAARDAPVGDDVYRDDPTVNELEARAADLAGFEDALYVPSGTMGNQIAIRTHTDRGQELLCDEQAHVYKWELGGIPQLSGVQPRILDCGDRCVPTPEQVREGFVAEDLHRPGTGLLCLENTHNSRGGVAVPKADIDAAADAARDLDVPVHLDGARFLNACVALDTDPAAMTESVDSVMFCLSKGLGAPVGSVLAGDEEFVDRARRIRKLFGGAMRQAGVIAAPGLRALENVDRLAEDHANAARLAEGLNDISGLSAPAPDTNIVMVDSEDAGLTGEELSAACKDEGVSFSAFDDYTCRLCTHLDVSEADVDEALDRIESVVAAA
- a CDS encoding TspO/MBR family protein, translating into MTDSSPAVARTDSRPDPDHDPDRSSGPRSGLGDRLDGLGGLLALVVAVNVAGAVPALLGGPDTAWFASLTKPAIYPPGWLFGVVWTALFTLSGAALWLVIRAEATAARRLALWAFLLQFAFNVAWTPTFFALREIAAALAVILALAVVLTGTIAAFARVDRRAAALLVPYLAWACFAAVLNYRFLVLN